GCGATTTTTTCTGTTCTTGTTCCTAAGCGCGAGTTCGTTCCCACAGCGAAGAGCGCGAGCGGCGCtggaagagaggagagagggagggaagggggAGGGGGCTTACCGCTGGtgagccggcgccggcgccgccgctgctgcctcaGCCGAGGATGCGGAATTAGGGCAAACGAGGAGAAGATGAGGGGGAGGAGACTCGTGTGGAGAATATACCAAGTGTGTAGGATTTTATGTGGGCCGCCAAGACGGATTCTAATTTTCTACATGGGCGTCTTGGGCCTTAGTAAATTAGGCCCCCACAACCATGACTCTTTCCGCGTATGGGCTGCTATCacagtgtttttctttttcagccgtactccctccatccattaTATTTTTTGAGATGTCATACGGTATCAAtcttgatcaaatatatatataagaaaatattaatatttaaaaTACATAATTACTATCAATAGATgactaaatatattttcataataaacttttttggaatacaaatattgctaatattttatataaATAAATTTAAGAAATTTTGACCAGCATGAATGACATTCTTTTTAGAACGAAGGGAGTACACAAATCGAATAAATTGTAGATGCTCTACCCATTATCCAAGATTGATATCGCAGCGATTGGATGTGCTCGACATAGATTGTAGAATCTGCTCACCATAGTGGTGGAGTCATGGATTTTAGGGTTAGGTCAGCAAGACTCTAGCTTCTCCTAGAAGGGCTTCGGCTCTTTTTTTTTGGAGCAGCTGCTCAGGTGGAGCTAAAGCCATTTTAAAAAACATTTGGCAAAAACGGTTTCAGTGGTAGTTTTGTAATAATTTATATTGGACTTGTGAGGAGGAGGCACTTttctggctctggctcctccaagCTTCTCACAAGGAGCCGTTTTTTACATGGTAGTTTGGCAGAGCTCCTTAAAGATGCGAGAAGTCGGAGCCAAAGCCGTGCCAAGAGGGGTCTCAGAGAGCAATACCCCATGCTAGTAGCGACTCTTCAGGTTATGAAATTGCTCAAGAATAGTAGCTTCGTCAAGTGAATTGAATAGTTTCGGACAAATCATCGGCAATCTTATTATACGATTTAGACTTGATAATTTTCATAGTTGAGAAAGCTCTTTCAGTAATTATATTGTCAGTCATACCAGCGCTAACAATGCCAATTCCATAACCTTGTACACCAATGGAAGAACCTAATGTTTTTTTAGTTTGAACTATTTTTTGGGACAAACTTGCAGCATATATACAAGTAGAAAAGGTAGCATGCCTCCTCACACGAAGAATATGTGTCTCAAGTTGTCCTCTTATGATTGCACCATCATTATATGAGAAATCCTCTCATAGACTTCAACAAGTCGAGCAAGATTGTTGACATCAAAACTAGAGAAAAGGTTCTTTGTATCAAGAGAATAGAACCACATCCATTGCTCTATCATCGCTTCACTAAACTCTCTCCCCTAAAGCCTTGAGCTATATATATAGCGTGGCTAACATGTTGCCCTAGGCCCTCACGGCTAGCCACACCCCTGGTTGCGGTGAGCCCCATTGGCCATGCGAGCCACTAGCCACGCCAACCTCATATGTATCACCCTTAGCTCCCTGTCGTTCCTCCCAAGCCACATTGTCCCCGATCCGTGAGTTCACAGGAGAAAAGAGAAAGGAGGTAGGATAGAGAGGGAGCTTAGGGGGGAGAGACGAGAAGGAGGGAAATGGAGCTAACATAGGGGGCTGCATATGTTAGCATGCCACATCGGCACACGAGCTAGAGTCAGACCCATTCTAACATTGGTTATGAGACGACCCAAATATAGATCAATTAAGAACCTAATTGGCAATTTGCGATCAAGTTTAGAGACTGAGATGACACAATTCAACAATTTGAAGGACCTAAACGATTGACTTGTAAGTTTAGAGACCAGGATaataagtttgaggacctaaaaaACGATTAGCGAGTTTAGAAACCGGAATGATACGACTGGATAAGTTGGGAACCGTCGGTGCATGCTATACAAAATGTCGAAGGATCAAAGATGCTTTTCAAGAATTTAGAAGTGGTTTACATTAcggttaaaattaaaaacaaaacttTTCCACATAAAGCAAATGTTTCACAAACTTGCAGCTCGGATACATACAGTCAACATCGATCGGTTTTCTCATGCAGATCGTGGACGATACGAACGAAGTGAAGACATGCAAGAGCTAGCAAATCTAGATCAATCGAGCGTTTCAGCTAACGGAGGATGGTCTGGAGCAGTATCTGGTTAAACGTGTCCACCGGCCCAGGCATGCACCAGTGCAAGCAGTCGTGCTGCACCCGGCCGCCCGTGTTGCCGGCGGCGAACGGGTTCTTGCGCATGTACGGCCCCGGGTGGCCGTCCGGCCGCAGGTTGGCCAGCGCCGTCACGTCGACCGCCGCAAACCGCATGGTactggacgaggacgacgacgacgcttCCTCCACCTCTTCCACGACGATCTTCCTCATCTCTGTTTCGGTGTACCCCAGCTCCCTGTCGGCCTTCTTCTTGCACGGCGCGCCCTCGTTCCACTGCCCCTCGAAGTGCGACGGCGAGAACGTGgtcatcgccaccagcttcacgCCGTCGGTGTGCTGCTCGTGATGCCGGCGGGCGGCCTCGGCGAGCGTCCGTCCGACGGCGTCCCTGAACGCGCGGAAGAAGCTGATCTCGGCGACGGCGGTGTGGTTGAACTCCGCCGCGTCACAGCCGTGGCAGCCGACGACCTTGCCGCCCTCGTGGTAGACGCTAGGGATCCGGAACCAGTGGCCCGCGGACATCACGACGGCGTCGATGCCGGCGAGCTCCGACATCCAGCGCTCGTCGAACGCGTCCAGGAACACCTGGTTGTAGCGCACGCCGTCGCGCTCCGACTTCTCGACGCCGCTGAGCAGGAACGGCGACCAGAAGATGGAGACGGTGGCGTTGTGGTCGCGGAACACCCAGCGCCGGAACCTGCCGTCGGCGCTGCGGTGCACGAGCTCCGGTGGGGACGCTGACGAGAGCAGGCACACGAGCGACTCCGCCTGGTTGCGCGCCAGCGAGTCGCCCACGAAGGCCATGTGCCGGTTGCGGAGCCAGCGGAGGAAGGCGGCCGCGGAGAAGTCCGGCAGGTCGCACGCCCGCGGCTGCCACCGCCAGTAGACGTAGCCCGTGTCCGCACGCCCGTTCGCTGTGCAGCTCCGGCCGTCGTCCTTGATGGCGCCGCAGGTCGTACCGTTGTAGAGCGGTGGGCGTGCGTCCGGCACCCACTCGCCGTCGGAGTAGTcacacggcggcggcggtgcagcAGTCGTACCGACGATCGGCAATGTTTCATCGTCGTTGTCAGTTGCGGCTTGTCCTTGGTAAGGAGGAGGTGGAGATATCGTCGatagcggcggcgccggcggcagcTCCGGATCCTGCTGCTGTATCGACGGCGGCCTCTCCGGCAGTgatgatggcttggtggtggtagaTGATGATGCCGCAGCAGGCGGAGCTGCTGGGTCGACGAAGAGGTAGAGGAGCACGACGGCGATGAGCGCGTAGACGGCGTAGGTGACGAACTTCTTCTTGGGAAGCGAGAAGTTATGCTGCTTGTCGTTGTGGTGGAGGTGGTGCTGGTACGTCTTGAGGAAGTTGGTGGCCATCATGGCTATCTCCCAGTTGTTCAGATGTGGTGgcggtgctgctgctgcctgTTTGTTGTTCAGGGCTTCAGGGTGAGGGTAAGGAAACCATGCATGGGCAACTGCATGCACGCATGGTGTTTGCAGCGGgtaccaagaagaagaagaggaggggaaaaTGGCGGTAGGTTGGACAATATTTTATGCTGAAGTGCGGATTTGGGTGTAACCGTGCAAGACTACTGCAAATTATAAAAGGCATTATATTATTGGGTTTCGCCATCAGCAGACGTGCCAACGACACTTTATGTGTTGGCAAGAAAAAATTGTATCGAATCGGAGGTAGGTTATGATTTTGCAGCTATACCTACCTACAATTTGTTACGCTAGACGTTTCTTTGTTAGGATGCAACGAAAAAAAGCTAGGTAGCTGTCATATAAAGGACCCTGACTGCTGACTGCTGCCGGTACTACTGCTGGTGCCATGTCACCACTCTGTACTACACTCCCTCTGTTCCGTCTTTCTATACATGTGACGTTTGTTACCAAGAGGCCATCCGCCATGAGGTCATATATAATGTAGGTTCGTTTTCACCAGTAGCTAAGCAGCTAGCTAGCTTTGTGTGTAAAATCTGTTAAATGGTTCCCAAGATCACTATATATGCATGTACTACACTGTGTGCTTTCAATGAATGTTCTTGTTTACCAAACAACAAATGAGCTCCATTTTACATAGCATATATAGGGGAATTCTCTACTACCGGAAAACAGGGTTTACTCAGCTTAGCCTGGGCATTCCGTTCTTCGGTTCGGTTTCGATTCGGTTCCTCGATTACATAAGAAGTCGGTTCCTCGGTTACCTAAGAAATTCGGTTCCTGAGAAACTGGAACCAATCGGTTCTCAAAAAACATTGCAACCGACCAATTTGGTTTTCGGTTCTTTCAGTTCGGTTTCGGTTCCCAACCGAAGCAACCGAATCTTTGCAGCAGGCCACCATGCGATGCGCTGCCGCGAGCGCCAGGACTTTGCGTGATGTGCTGCTGCCGAGTGCCCTTGCCGGCTTGCCGTTACCGAACGCCTCACCTCCGCATGACGCGCTGCCGTGGCTAGCCTCCGTGGAGCCACGACTATGCTGCCGCACCTCGCCGGTCTCAGGTGCAGCGGCGAAGTGGAGCGCAGTCGCACTGTGGTCGTGCTCCTCGTAGAAGGAGCATGGACGGGGCTAGGAGGGGAGCGGGAGGAGGGCGTGCGGTGAGCAAGGGCGGGCGGTAGGCGGGCGCGCGCCTGGAGCTGGCATCGTCGGCTAGCTGGTGGCTACCGGTGCTTGGTGCGTCGGGCCGCTGGGGCGCGGTGCGGGGTGAGGCTCTGGGAGCTTAGGAAGCGGTCACTTGGACTCGGTTCGGTTCTTCTGTTTCGGTTAATTATACCCAGGGCTACACACAACAGAGCACTATGTACTCAGTCCCAGCAGAAAATAATTAAAGCAGTGTGTGTAGTAGTTAATTAAGTGCACTTAATAAACCTAGTACGACACTGAATAATCAGCTAAACAATTATTGATGAATAGTGAAACCAGTCATGGGTCACATTCACCAAGACAGAAGCAAGCACAAGAGCCTTATCCGTCGAGTGGCACATCCATGTGGCTTAGCTTCAAAGGAACAAATAACGTTCAACAATGTTGTTTACCTACCTTCAAATTTTGAAATACCTACCTTCAAAAGCATCTCATTAACCAACGTGACAGCAGCCGCCACAAATTAAACTAGCTTCTTAGACCACACGAATGATTCAATCTTAGTCTTCCATTACATATGCAATGCTTTAGTTTCCATATATATGGTCCGgggttgttttctttttttttcttttttaaggtTGTTATTAGATCCATATGATAGTTATATTGCATGTAATTGTTATGTCAACTTCTATCAGAACAAGGAAAAACATTGAGATGTCTCTTACGGtccgtttggatgtagatattggatGGCTGGCATTGAATTGGGTACCAATACCAAATCAACCTAGTATTGGAAATGAGCTACAATACCAAATAAGATGTTTGGATGTAGATGAAATTGCTATTTGGAATCAAGGACATGGCAAATACCAAATAAATGTTTGGATGTACATATCTCGTCGAATTGAATCGACTCGCCTTCTTCCCCACCGACGATGTCCTCGGACGCGG
This sequence is a window from Miscanthus floridulus cultivar M001 chromosome 10, ASM1932011v1, whole genome shotgun sequence. Protein-coding genes within it:
- the LOC136485743 gene encoding xyloglucan O-acetyltransferase 2-like, with the translated sequence MMATNFLKTYQHHLHHNDKQHNFSLPKKKFVTYAVYALIAVVLLYLFVDPAAPPAAASSSTTTKPSSLPERPPSIQQQDPELPPAPPLSTISPPPPYQGQAATDNDDETLPIVGTTAAPPPPCDYSDGEWVPDARPPLYNGTTCGAIKDDGRSCTANGRADTGYVYWRWQPRACDLPDFSAAAFLRWLRNRHMAFVGDSLARNQAESLVCLLSSASPPELVHRSADGRFRRWVFRDHNATVSIFWSPFLLSGVEKSERDGVRYNQVFLDAFDERWMSELAGIDAVVMSAGHWFRIPSVYHEGGKVVGCHGCDAAEFNHTAVAEISFFRAFRDAVGRTLAEAARRHHEQHTDGVKLVAMTTFSPSHFEGQWNEGAPCKKKADRELGYTETEMRKIVVEEVEEASSSSSSSTMRFAAVDVTALANLRPDGHPGPYMRKNPFAAGNTGGRVQHDCLHWCMPGPVDTFNQILLQTILR